A single window of Chitinophaga sp. XS-30 DNA harbors:
- a CDS encoding Crp/Fnr family transcriptional regulator, with product MNTGLFFQKIRTYYNISEQAEKAWAELLTHKKYKKGDNFISIGEHPKKVAFVINGLFSQNFITDEGNIVIKYFFPEQRMATSLSAMLGKHPSPFYIEAIEDTTVFEYDFFEFKKLFDKYPDIAQFYIKYNEQHWIIEKEPLEISMRTETSAKRYDDLLKKYPNLLRRLKKHHIASYLGITPTQLSRIFFANK from the coding sequence ATGAATACGGGCCTATTTTTTCAAAAAATCAGAACCTATTACAACATTTCAGAACAAGCCGAAAAGGCTTGGGCAGAACTTTTGACTCATAAAAAATATAAAAAAGGCGACAACTTTATCTCCATCGGAGAACACCCAAAAAAAGTGGCTTTTGTAATCAACGGACTTTTCTCTCAAAACTTTATTACAGACGAAGGTAACATAGTCATAAAATACTTTTTCCCTGAACAACGAATGGCTACTTCTTTAAGTGCAATGTTAGGAAAACACCCGAGCCCATTTTACATTGAAGCCATTGAAGATACTACGGTTTTTGAATACGACTTCTTTGAATTTAAAAAACTCTTTGACAAATACCCGGACATTGCACAGTTCTACATCAAATACAACGAACAACATTGGATTATTGAAAAAGAGCCTTTGGAAATTTCTATGCGTACCGAAACATCTGCAAAACGATATGATGATCTTCTGAAAAAATATCCAAACCTGTTAAGGCGACTTAAAAAACATCATATTGCTTCCTATCTCGGCATTACGCCAACACAGTTGAGCAGAATATTTTTTGCCAACAAATAA
- a CDS encoding YdeI family protein, translating to MMAKYNPDIDNYIAQSEDFAKPILEHWRKLVHKNCPDVVEVIKWSIPHFDYKGDFMFVMASYKNHCSFTFIKAEIMTDQRLRESKNLKPVQRFLGKITKLDDLPSDKEFTAMLKEAFQLNEKGIKLEVKKSDKPKVLETPDYLVKKLAKNPKAKEIFESKSNSFRKEYIVWISDAKTDETRQKRMDQALDWITEGKSRFWKSKK from the coding sequence ATGATGGCAAAGTATAACCCGGACATTGACAACTACATTGCACAATCAGAAGATTTTGCAAAACCAATTTTAGAACATTGGAGAAAATTGGTTCACAAAAATTGTCCTGATGTTGTTGAAGTGATAAAATGGAGTATTCCGCATTTTGACTATAAAGGCGATTTTATGTTTGTTATGGCTTCCTACAAAAATCACTGTTCATTCACTTTCATTAAAGCAGAAATAATGACCGACCAAAGGTTAAGGGAAAGTAAAAACCTTAAACCGGTTCAACGTTTTTTGGGTAAAATCACAAAGCTTGACGATTTGCCTTCTGACAAGGAATTCACTGCAATGCTCAAAGAGGCGTTTCAACTGAACGAAAAAGGAATAAAATTGGAAGTTAAAAAATCAGACAAGCCAAAAGTTTTAGAAACGCCAGATTACCTGGTCAAAAAATTAGCGAAAAATCCGAAAGCAAAAGAAATTTTTGAAAGCAAATCCAATTCGTTCAGAAAGGAATACATCGTCTGGATTTCAGACGCCAAAACGGATGAAACAAGACAGAAACGAATGGACCAGGCATTGGACTGGATTACAGAAGGAAAAAGCAGATTTTGGAAAAGCAAAAAGTAA
- a CDS encoding VOC family protein: MATRVFINLPVKDLDKSVSFFTALGYRFNPQFTDENATCMIISDNIFVMLLTETYFKTFTKKQVADAKTTTEVLISLDTTSREEVQKMVANAKESGATVYAEPQDHGWMYQHSFADLDGHQWELVYIDENQLPNQE, from the coding sequence ATGGCAACAAGAGTATTTATCAACTTACCAGTGAAAGACCTTGACAAATCAGTGTCTTTCTTTACCGCACTTGGGTACCGCTTTAACCCTCAGTTTACAGACGAAAATGCAACATGTATGATTATCAGTGATAACATATTTGTGATGCTTTTGACTGAAACTTATTTTAAAACTTTTACTAAAAAGCAAGTTGCAGACGCTAAAACTACAACAGAAGTACTTATCTCATTAGACACAACTTCGAGAGAAGAAGTTCAAAAAATGGTAGCAAATGCAAAAGAATCAGGGGCAACGGTCTACGCCGAACCACAAGACCACGGCTGGATGTATCAACATAGTTTTGCCGATCTTGACGGCCATCAATGGGAACTTGTCTATATAGACGAAAATCAACTACCTAACCAGGAATAA
- a CDS encoding class I SAM-dependent methyltransferase, translating to MNKDVRETPENGAADYEEHLGPLIFEPAAKELLSHIVTLPAHSILEVACGTGRVTRHLRESFPAATRLVATDINTDMLDIARQQLNDPSISFQVADAQQLPFADHSFDLVVNQFGLMFLPEKQTGVNEAFRVLKPGGHFVFATWDRADSMPLTELLLNTLIIPVFKGEDTTRFCISTALHDPAVLNTYLENAGFQHHRVMFVSFKGHANSPQQVVNSYFLKHPLGRAAKEKEPADFDRIANELEEAVIQRFGTGAFEFELRALVGIGRKVD from the coding sequence ATGAATAAAGATGTTCGTGAAACTCCGGAGAACGGCGCAGCTGATTATGAGGAGCACCTCGGTCCTCTTATATTTGAACCTGCGGCAAAAGAATTATTGTCGCATATTGTCACATTGCCCGCTCATTCCATTCTGGAAGTAGCCTGCGGCACCGGCAGGGTCACCAGGCATCTCAGGGAAAGTTTCCCTGCAGCTACCAGGCTGGTGGCTACTGATATAAACACCGATATGTTGGACATAGCCCGGCAACAATTAAATGATCCTTCCATTTCATTCCAGGTAGCCGATGCGCAACAATTGCCCTTTGCCGATCACTCTTTTGACCTGGTAGTGAATCAATTTGGATTGATGTTTTTGCCGGAAAAACAAACGGGGGTAAATGAAGCCTTCCGCGTACTGAAGCCTGGCGGCCATTTTGTTTTTGCTACCTGGGATCGTGCGGACAGCATGCCATTGACCGAATTACTGCTAAATACCCTGATCATTCCTGTATTTAAAGGAGAGGATACCACCCGTTTCTGTATTTCCACCGCTTTGCACGATCCTGCTGTATTGAACACTTACCTGGAAAATGCGGGGTTCCAGCATCACCGGGTAATGTTCGTTTCCTTTAAAGGTCACGCGAATTCTCCTCAACAGGTGGTAAACAGCTATTTTCTGAAACATCCTTTAGGCAGAGCCGCAAAAGAAAAAGAACCGGCTGACTTTGATCGTATCGCCAATGAGCTGGAAGAAGCGGTTATTCAACGATTCGGGACCGGGGCGTTTGAGTTTGAGTTAAGGGCGCTTGTTGGTATTGGGCGGAAAGTTGATTGA
- a CDS encoding 2OG-Fe(II) oxygenase, whose protein sequence is MQAIFETLINSFVENGVGIADNFLSRQLAGDLKNNLVRLSESGQMQPAGTGNRQLVSHDKTVRSDLIYWLDKKHNDVHENAFFVLMDALILHLNSSCYTGINGYEFHYALYETGSFYKKHIDQFRNNSGRQYSMIIYLNTDWVAGDGGQLSIHHAGKASQEIDPVGGKTVFFKSSEVEHEVLVANKPRMSITGWLKRD, encoded by the coding sequence TTGCAAGCTATCTTTGAAACCCTCATCAACAGTTTTGTTGAAAACGGGGTTGGCATCGCAGACAATTTTTTAAGCCGCCAGCTGGCAGGGGACCTTAAAAACAATCTGGTACGGTTATCAGAAAGCGGGCAAATGCAGCCCGCCGGAACTGGTAACAGGCAACTGGTTTCGCATGACAAAACCGTGCGCAGCGACCTCATTTACTGGCTGGACAAAAAACACAACGATGTCCACGAAAACGCCTTTTTTGTGCTGATGGATGCCCTCATCCTGCACCTGAACAGTTCCTGCTATACCGGCATCAATGGTTACGAATTCCATTATGCGTTGTACGAAACGGGGAGTTTTTACAAAAAACATATTGACCAGTTCCGCAACAATTCCGGCAGGCAATACTCTATGATCATTTACCTCAACACAGACTGGGTTGCCGGCGACGGCGGGCAACTTTCCATCCATCATGCCGGAAAAGCCTCTCAGGAAATCGATCCTGTGGGGGGCAAAACGGTTTTCTTCAAAAGCAGCGAGGTTGAACATGAAGTACTGGTGGCAAACAAGCCGAGGATGAGCATCACCGGTTGGCTGAAAAGAGATTAA
- a CDS encoding FeoB-associated Cys-rich membrane protein encodes MKIVFIVIGLIVLAIVVFAVYRLITVNRQNNKLNAERFDRVKELYDKLESGQELTENDVLPFAKNILTRQMAFQLLADHNKTNLFPKEYNTLIKGAESNLANWLEFPTELDACPDEIEHIKRVTFDFDGQNNFVHYEVFKYRVNEPHWAAKDGWILGVVGPYFDDSKPYDFAQATFSRVSSTLDKVTPDEEVKWVHENISMRR; translated from the coding sequence ATGAAAATAGTTTTTATAGTAATCGGACTGATAGTTTTAGCAATTGTAGTTTTTGCCGTTTACAGACTTATTACTGTTAACCGACAGAACAACAAGCTTAATGCAGAACGCTTTGACAGAGTTAAAGAACTCTACGACAAACTTGAAAGTGGACAAGAACTGACCGAAAATGACGTACTGCCATTTGCAAAGAATATTTTGACAAGACAAATGGCATTTCAACTTTTAGCCGACCACAACAAAACAAATCTTTTTCCCAAGGAATACAACACATTGATAAAGGGTGCTGAAAGTAATCTTGCAAATTGGTTAGAGTTCCCGACAGAGCTTGATGCTTGTCCTGATGAAATAGAACATATTAAACGGGTTACTTTTGACTTTGACGGACAGAATAACTTCGTTCACTACGAAGTTTTTAAATATAGAGTTAACGAACCTCATTGGGCTGCAAAAGACGGTTGGATTTTAGGCGTTGTTGGTCCATATTTTGATGACAGTAAACCTTACGATTTTGCACAAGCAACATTTAGCAGAGTAAGCAGCACATTGGACAAAGTAACACCAGACGAAGAGGTAAAATGGGTACACGAAAATATTTCGATGAGGCGATAG
- a CDS encoding DoxX family protein: MKKSKIIFWTATIIIAIMEAVMPISTWIFAPEYMTFGTRALGYPDYFAYAVVIAKVLGVIAIVYPNASIKIKEWAYAGLSFTLIFAFISHACVDRNIGYMLMPLAFLGILAVSYIYNQKNQNDGKV, encoded by the coding sequence ATGAAAAAAAGTAAAATTATTTTTTGGACTGCAACAATTATTATCGCAATAATGGAAGCTGTAATGCCAATCAGTACCTGGATTTTTGCACCCGAGTATATGACATTTGGTACTAGAGCATTAGGGTATCCCGACTATTTTGCTTATGCAGTAGTAATAGCAAAAGTACTTGGCGTTATTGCAATTGTATATCCAAATGCATCAATAAAAATAAAAGAATGGGCGTATGCAGGATTATCATTTACGCTAATTTTTGCTTTCATAAGTCACGCTTGTGTAGACAGGAACATTGGATATATGCTTATGCCTTTGGCTTTTCTTGGAATTCTTGCCGTTTCATATATTTATAATCAAAAAAATCAGAATGATGGCAAAGTATAA